From the genome of Paracoccus seriniphilus, one region includes:
- the rpsJ gene encoding 30S ribosomal protein S10 has translation MQSQNIRIRLKAFDYRVLDASTQEIVNTAKRTGATVRGPIPLPNKIEKFTVLRGPHIDKKSRDQWEIRTHKRLLDIVDPTPQTVDALMKLDLAAGVDVEIKV, from the coding sequence ATGCAAAGCCAGAATATCCGCATCCGGCTGAAGGCTTTCGATTACCGCGTGCTGGACGCCAGCACCCAGGAAATCGTCAACACGGCCAAGCGCACCGGAGCGACTGTTCGCGGTCCGATTCCGCTGCCGAACAAGATCGAGAAATTCACCGTCCTGCGCGGTCCGCATATCGACAAGAAATCGCGGGATCAGTGGGAAATCCGCACGCACAAGCGTCTGCTGGACATCGTCGACCCGACGCCCCAGACCGTTGACGCCCTGATGAAGCTCGACCTCGCCGCCGGCGTGGATGTCGAGATCAAGGTGTAA
- the rpsG gene encoding 30S ribosomal protein S7 — translation MSRRHAAEKREVLPDAKFGDRVLTKFMNNLMVDGKKSVAERIVYNALDRVEARLKREPIEVFHEALDNVKPSVEVRSRRVGGATYQVPVEVRPTRREALAIRWLITAAKNRNENTMEERLAGELADAVNGRGTAVKKREDTHKMADANKAFSHYRW, via the coding sequence ATGTCCCGTCGTCACGCCGCTGAAAAGCGCGAAGTCCTGCCCGACGCCAAGTTTGGTGATCGCGTCCTGACAAAATTCATGAACAACCTGATGGTTGACGGCAAGAAATCGGTTGCCGAGCGTATCGTCTATAACGCTCTGGACCGTGTCGAGGCCCGCCTCAAGCGCGAACCGATCGAGGTCTTCCACGAGGCCCTCGACAACGTGAAACCCTCGGTCGAGGTGCGTTCGCGCCGCGTTGGTGGTGCCACCTATCAGGTTCCCGTCGAGGTTCGTCCGACCCGCCGTGAGGCACTGGCCATCCGCTGGCTGATCACTGCGGCCAAGAACCGCAACGAAAACACGATGGAAGAGCGCCTCGCTGGCGAGCTGGCCGATGCCGTTAACGGCCGCGGTACTGCCGTCAAGAAGCGCGAAGACACCCACAAGATGGCCGACGCTAACAAAGCGTTCAGCCATTACCGCTGGTAA
- the rplE gene encoding 50S ribosomal protein L5 — protein MLDAATYTPRLKAQYRDSIKAALKEEFAYKNDMQIPRLDKIVLNMGIGEAVKDTKKVKQGAEELSLIAGQKAVITKAKNSIAGFRVREEMPLGAKVTLRGNRMYEFLDRLINIAMPRIRDFRGVKGTSFDGRGNYAMGMKEHIVFPEINFDKVDEVLGMDIIICTTATTDAEAKSLLKHFNMPFNS, from the coding sequence ATGCTGGACGCTGCAACATATACGCCGCGCCTCAAGGCGCAGTACCGCGATTCGATCAAGGCTGCTCTGAAAGAAGAGTTCGCCTACAAGAACGACATGCAGATCCCGCGTCTGGACAAGATCGTCCTGAACATGGGGATCGGTGAAGCGGTCAAGGACACCAAGAAGGTGAAACAGGGCGCTGAAGAGCTGTCGCTGATCGCCGGTCAGAAGGCTGTCATCACCAAGGCAAAGAACTCGATCGCCGGGTTCCGCGTCCGTGAAGAGATGCCTCTGGGTGCCAAGGTCACGCTGCGCGGCAACCGGATGTATGAATTCCTGGATCGCCTGATCAACATCGCGATGCCCCGGATCCGCGACTTCCGCGGCGTCAAGGGCACCTCTTTCGACGGCCGCGGCAACTATGCCATGGGCATGAAAGAGCACATCGTGTTCCCGGAAATCAACTTCGACAAGGTCGACGAAGTTCTGGGAATGGACATCATCATCTGCACCACCGCGACGACCGACGCGGAAGCGAAATCGCTGTTGAAGCATTTCAACATGCCGTTCAACAGCTGA
- the rplP gene encoding 50S ribosomal protein L16 has protein sequence MLQPKRTKFRKQHKGRIHGNAKGGYELNFGSFALKAVEPERVTARQIEAARRAITRHMKRQGRVWIRIFPDVPVSSKPTEVRMGKGKGSVDFWAARVHPGRIMFEIDGVSDTIAREALRLGAMKLPVQTRIIARQDW, from the coding sequence ATGCTGCAACCTAAACGGACGAAGTTCCGCAAACAGCACAAGGGCCGGATTCACGGCAACGCGAAGGGCGGTTACGAACTGAACTTCGGGTCCTTCGCCCTGAAAGCTGTCGAACCCGAGCGCGTCACCGCGCGCCAGATCGAGGCGGCTCGCCGCGCGATCACCCGTCACATGAAACGTCAGGGCCGGGTCTGGATCCGGATTTTCCCGGATGTTCCGGTTTCCTCGAAGCCGACCGAAGTGCGGATGGGTAAAGGTAAGGGCTCGGTCGATTTCTGGGCCGCCCGGGTTCACCCCGGCCGGATCATGTTCGAGATCGACGGCGTGTCCGACACCATCGCGCGTGAGGCCCTGCGCCTTGGCGCCATGAAGCTTCCGGTTCAGACGCGCATCATCGCTCGCCAGGACTGGTAA
- the rpmC gene encoding 50S ribosomal protein L29, with product MDAQELKSKTPDQLQEQLVALKKEAFNLRFQQATGQLENTARMRAVRRDVARVKTILNQKAAEAAASK from the coding sequence ATGGACGCGCAAGAACTGAAGTCGAAGACGCCCGACCAGCTGCAAGAGCAGCTTGTCGCGCTGAAGAAGGAGGCGTTCAATCTGCGCTTCCAGCAGGCCACCGGCCAGCTTGAAAACACCGCTCGCATGCGCGCCGTTCGTCGCGATGTTGCACGCGTCAAAACCATTTTGAACCAGAAAGCGGCGGAAGCCGCGGCCTCGAAGTAA
- the tuf gene encoding elongation factor Tu: protein MAKAKFERNKPHVNIGTIGHVDHGKTTLTAAITKYFGDFKAYDQIDGAPEEKARGITISTAHVEYETETRHYAHVDCPGHADYVKNMITGAAQMDGAILVVNAADGPMPQTREHILLGRQVGIPYMVVYLNKVDQVDDEELLELVEMEVRELLSSYDYPGDDIPIIKGSALAALEGRDEEIGEKSIRALLEAVDSYIPTPERAVDQPFLMPIEDVFSISGRGTVVTGRVERGAVNVGDELEIVGIRDTKKTTCTGVEMFRKLLDRGEAGDNIGALLRGIDRDGVERGQVLAKPGSVTPHTKFEAEAYILTKDEGGRHTPFFANYRPQFYFRTTDVTGTVNLPEGTEMVMPGDNLKFEVELIAPIAMEEKLRFAIREGGRTVGAGVVSKIIE from the coding sequence ATGGCAAAGGCAAAGTTTGAACGGAACAAACCGCACGTCAACATCGGCACGATTGGTCACGTTGACCACGGCAAGACGACACTGACGGCCGCGATCACGAAGTATTTCGGCGATTTCAAGGCCTATGACCAGATCGACGGCGCGCCGGAAGAGAAGGCCCGCGGTATCACGATCTCGACGGCCCATGTCGAATATGAAACCGAGACGCGCCACTATGCGCATGTCGACTGCCCCGGCCACGCTGACTATGTGAAGAACATGATCACCGGTGCGGCGCAGATGGACGGCGCGATCCTGGTTGTGAACGCAGCTGACGGCCCGATGCCGCAAACGCGCGAGCACATCCTGCTGGGCCGTCAGGTGGGCATCCCCTACATGGTCGTCTACCTGAACAAGGTCGACCAGGTTGATGACGAAGAGCTGCTGGAACTGGTCGAGATGGAAGTGCGCGAGCTGCTGTCCAGCTACGACTATCCGGGCGACGACATTCCGATCATCAAGGGCTCGGCTCTGGCCGCTCTGGAAGGTCGCGACGAGGAAATCGGCGAGAAGTCGATCCGCGCGCTGCTGGAAGCCGTTGACAGCTACATCCCGACCCCCGAGCGCGCTGTCGACCAGCCGTTCCTGATGCCGATCGAAGACGTGTTCTCGATCTCGGGTCGTGGTACGGTTGTGACCGGCCGTGTCGAGCGTGGCGCTGTGAACGTGGGCGACGAACTGGAAATCGTGGGTATCCGCGACACCAAGAAAACCACCTGCACCGGCGTTGAGATGTTCCGCAAGCTGCTGGATCGCGGTGAGGCTGGCGACAACATCGGCGCCCTGCTGCGCGGCATCGACCGTGACGGCGTCGAGCGTGGTCAGGTTCTGGCCAAGCCGGGCTCGGTGACCCCGCACACCAAGTTCGAAGCCGAAGCCTATATCCTGACCAAGGATGAAGGTGGCCGTCACACGCCGTTCTTCGCGAACTATCGTCCGCAGTTCTACTTCCGCACCACGGATGTCACCGGCACGGTCAACCTGCCCGAGGGCACCGAGATGGTGATGCCGGGCGACAACCTGAAGTTCGAAGTCGAACTGATCGCGCCGATCGCCATGGAAGAAAAACTGCGCTTCGCCATCCGCGAAGGCGGACGCACCGTCGGCGCAGGCGTCGTCTCCAAAATCATCGAGTGA
- the rpsC gene encoding 30S ribosomal protein S3, translated as MGQKVNPIGMRLQVNRTWDSRWYADDKDYGDLLLEDLKIRDFIKKEAKQAGISRVIIERPHKKCRVTIHAARPGVIIGKKGADIEVLRKKLGAFTSSELHLNIVEVRKPEIDAALVAESIAQQLERRVSFRRAMKRSVQNAMRMGALGIRVNVAGRLGGAEIARTEWYREGRVPLHTLRADIDYALCEATTPYGIIGVKVWIFKGEIMEHDPQARDRKAAEAQEGPAPRGPRRDAR; from the coding sequence ATGGGTCAGAAGGTAAACCCGATCGGGATGCGCCTCCAGGTCAACCGCACCTGGGACAGCCGTTGGTACGCCGACGACAAGGACTATGGCGATCTGCTGCTTGAAGACCTGAAGATCCGGGACTTCATCAAGAAAGAAGCCAAACAGGCCGGCATCAGCCGCGTCATCATCGAGCGTCCGCACAAGAAATGCCGTGTGACCATTCACGCAGCACGTCCGGGTGTCATCATCGGCAAAAAAGGCGCCGATATCGAGGTTCTGCGCAAGAAGCTGGGCGCTTTCACCAGCTCGGAACTGCACCTGAACATCGTCGAAGTCCGCAAGCCGGAAATCGACGCTGCCCTGGTTGCAGAATCGATCGCGCAGCAGCTCGAGCGTCGTGTGTCCTTCCGTCGTGCCATGAAGCGTTCGGTTCAGAACGCCATGCGCATGGGCGCCCTGGGCATTCGTGTGAACGTTGCCGGTCGTCTGGGCGGTGCCGAGATCGCACGGACCGAATGGTATCGCGAAGGCCGTGTGCCGCTGCATACCCTGCGTGCCGACATCGATTATGCGCTTTGCGAAGCCACGACCCCCTACGGGATCATCGGCGTGAAAGTGTGGATCTTCAAGGGCGAGATCATGGAGCATGACCCCCAGGCTCGCGACCGCAAGGCCGCAGAAGCCCAGGAAGGTCCGGCTCCTCGCGGTCCGCGCCGCGACGCCCGGTAA
- a CDS encoding 50S ribosomal protein L23 yields MSAKPEHYDVIVKPVITEKATMTSENNGVVFQVTKDSTKPQIKEAVEALFGVKVKAVNTTITKGKQKRFRGQLGRRVDVKKAYVTLEEGNTIDVSTGL; encoded by the coding sequence ATGAGCGCGAAACCCGAACACTACGACGTGATCGTCAAGCCGGTCATCACCGAGAAGGCCACGATGACTTCGGAAAACAACGGCGTTGTCTTCCAGGTTACCAAGGATTCGACCAAACCGCAGATCAAGGAAGCGGTCGAAGCCCTGTTTGGCGTCAAGGTGAAGGCGGTCAACACGACCATCACCAAAGGCAAGCAAAAGCGTTTCCGGGGCCAGCTGGGCCGTCGGGTCGACGTGAAAAAAGCCTATGTGACCCTTGAAGAGGGGAACACTATCGACGTCTCGACGGGACTCTGA
- the rplV gene encoding 50S ribosomal protein L22: MGKEQNPRRVAENEAMAKTKMLRTSPQKLNLVAQLIRGKKVDKALSDLTFSHKRIAGDVKKCLQSAIANAENNHGLDVDNLIVAEAWVGKNLVMKRGRPRARGRYGKIMKPFSEITIKVRQVEEQA, encoded by the coding sequence ATGGGTAAGGAACAGAATCCGCGCCGCGTGGCGGAGAACGAAGCGATGGCGAAGACCAAGATGCTTCGCACCTCGCCGCAGAAGCTGAACCTCGTCGCTCAGCTGATCCGGGGCAAGAAGGTGGACAAGGCGCTGTCCGACCTGACCTTCTCGCACAAGCGTATTGCTGGTGACGTGAAGAAATGCCTTCAGTCGGCCATCGCGAATGCCGAGAACAACCATGGTCTCGACGTCGACAACCTGATCGTCGCCGAAGCATGGGTTGGCAAGAACCTGGTGATGAAGCGTGGCCGTCCGCGGGCACGTGGCCGCTATGGCAAGATCATGAAGCCGTTTTCGGAAATCACCATCAAGGTGCGCCAAGTCGAGGAGCAAGCGTAA
- the fusA gene encoding elongation factor G: MAREYPLTRYRNFGIMAHIDAGKTTMTERILFYTGKNHKIGETHDGASTMDWMEQEAERGITITSAATTTFWQRQEDPTAEGTSDTKYRFNIIDTPGHVDFTIEVERSLAVLDGAVALLDGNAGVEPQTETVWRQADRYKVPRLVFVNKMDKIGADYFNCVKMVKERTGGTPCPIVLPIGAEDKLEGIIDLIAMEEWVWIGEDLGASWKRQPIREELQDLANEWRNNMIELAVEQDDEAMEAYLEGNEPDQDTLRKLIRKGTLSLSFFPMLAGSAFKNKGVQPLLNAVIDFLPGPQDVPTLLGFSPDDETETRNIPRPASDEEPFSALAFKIMNDPFVGSLTFTRIYSGKVKKGDTMLNSTKGKRERVGRMMLMHAINREEIEEAYAGDIIALAGLKETTTGDTLSDPSKPVVLETMTFPDPVIEIAVEPKSKADQEKMGLALQRLAAEDPSFRVETDLESGQTIMKGMGELHLDILVDRMKREFKVEANIGAPQVAYRETISSEAEIDYTHKKQTGGTGQFARVKLVITPTEPGEGYSFESKIVGGAVPKEYIPGVEKGIKSVMDSGPLAGFPVIDFKVALIDGAFHDVDSSVLAFEIAARAAMREGLRKAGAKLLEPIMKVEVVTPEEYTGSIIGDLTSRRGMVRGQDTRGNANVIDAYVPLANMFGYINNLRSMSSGRAVFTMLFDHYDGVPQNISDEIQKKYA, from the coding sequence ATGGCACGCGAGTATCCGCTTACGCGCTACCGGAACTTTGGCATCATGGCTCACATCGATGCCGGCAAGACCACGATGACCGAGCGCATCCTGTTCTATACCGGTAAGAACCACAAGATCGGCGAGACGCATGACGGCGCCTCGACGATGGACTGGATGGAGCAGGAAGCCGAGCGCGGCATCACGATCACGTCCGCTGCAACCACGACATTCTGGCAGCGTCAGGAAGACCCGACTGCCGAGGGCACTTCTGACACCAAGTACCGGTTCAATATCATCGACACGCCCGGCCACGTCGACTTCACCATCGAAGTCGAACGTTCGCTGGCGGTTCTGGATGGTGCCGTGGCACTGCTGGACGGCAACGCCGGTGTCGAGCCGCAGACCGAAACGGTCTGGCGTCAGGCTGACCGCTACAAGGTCCCGCGGCTTGTCTTCGTCAACAAGATGGACAAGATCGGCGCCGACTATTTCAACTGCGTCAAGATGGTCAAGGAACGGACCGGCGGTACGCCGTGCCCGATCGTTCTGCCCATCGGCGCGGAAGACAAGCTGGAAGGCATCATCGACCTGATCGCCATGGAAGAATGGGTCTGGATCGGTGAAGATCTGGGCGCAAGCTGGAAACGGCAACCGATCCGTGAAGAGCTGCAGGATCTGGCCAACGAATGGCGCAACAACATGATCGAGCTTGCCGTCGAGCAAGACGATGAAGCCATGGAAGCCTATCTTGAAGGCAACGAGCCTGATCAGGACACGCTGCGCAAGCTGATCCGCAAGGGTACGCTGTCGCTGTCGTTCTTCCCGATGCTGGCTGGTTCCGCCTTCAAGAACAAGGGTGTGCAGCCGCTGCTGAACGCTGTCATCGACTTTCTGCCCGGTCCGCAGGACGTTCCGACCCTGTTGGGCTTCTCGCCCGATGACGAGACGGAAACGCGTAATATCCCGCGCCCGGCCAGCGATGAAGAGCCGTTCTCGGCCTTGGCGTTCAAGATCATGAACGACCCCTTCGTTGGTTCTCTGACCTTCACCCGGATCTACTCGGGTAAAGTGAAGAAGGGCGACACGATGCTGAATTCGACCAAGGGCAAGCGCGAGCGTGTCGGTCGGATGATGCTGATGCATGCCATCAACCGCGAAGAGATCGAAGAAGCCTATGCCGGCGACATCATTGCGCTGGCCGGTCTGAAGGAAACGACCACCGGGGACACGCTCAGCGATCCCAGCAAGCCGGTCGTTCTGGAAACCATGACCTTCCCCGATCCGGTCATCGAGATCGCGGTCGAGCCGAAATCCAAGGCCGATCAGGAAAAGATGGGTCTGGCTCTGCAGCGTCTGGCCGCCGAGGATCCGTCCTTCCGCGTCGAAACCGATCTGGAATCGGGTCAGACGATCATGAAGGGCATGGGCGAACTTCACCTCGACATCCTGGTTGACCGCATGAAGCGGGAATTCAAGGTCGAGGCGAATATCGGTGCGCCTCAGGTGGCTTATCGCGAAACGATCTCTTCGGAAGCCGAAATCGACTACACCCACAAGAAACAGACCGGTGGTACCGGTCAGTTCGCGCGGGTCAAGCTGGTCATCACCCCGACCGAGCCGGGTGAAGGTTATTCCTTCGAAAGCAAGATCGTCGGTGGTGCCGTTCCGAAGGAATACATTCCGGGTGTCGAAAAGGGCATCAAATCGGTGATGGATTCGGGTCCGCTGGCAGGCTTCCCCGTGATCGACTTCAAGGTTGCGCTGATCGACGGTGCATTCCACGATGTCGACTCCTCGGTGCTGGCCTTTGAAATCGCGGCTCGTGCGGCAATGCGTGAAGGTTTGCGCAAGGCCGGTGCGAAACTGCTGGAACCGATCATGAAGGTCGAAGTTGTGACGCCGGAAGAATATACCGGTTCGATCATCGGCGATCTGACCAGCCGTCGTGGCATGGTGCGCGGGCAGGATACCCGTGGCAACGCCAATGTCATCGACGCCTATGTTCCGCTGGCCAACATGTTCGGTTACATCAACAACCTGCGTTCGATGTCCTCGGGCCGTGCCGTGTTCACCATGCTGTTCGACCATTACGATGGCGTGCCGCAGAACATCTCGGACGAGATCCAGAAGAAATACGCATAA
- the rplD gene encoding 50S ribosomal protein L4, with protein MKLDVIKLDSGKAGSIELADEVFGLAPRGDLLQRVVRWQRAKAQAGTHSVLTKSEVSYSTKKIYRQKGTGGARHGSKKAPIFRHGGVYKGPTPRSHAFDLPKKVRALGLKHALSAKATAGELVVVEDLNLADAKTAAVAKAVKENGWKRVLVIDGAEVNEGFARAARNIEGVDILPSIGANVYDILKRDTLVITRAGVEALEARLK; from the coding sequence ATGAAACTTGATGTGATCAAGCTGGATTCCGGCAAGGCCGGGTCGATCGAGCTGGCCGATGAGGTCTTTGGCCTGGCCCCGCGCGGCGACTTGCTGCAGCGCGTTGTCCGCTGGCAGCGTGCCAAGGCTCAGGCCGGCACGCATTCGGTTCTGACCAAGTCCGAAGTCAGCTACTCGACCAAGAAGATCTATCGCCAGAAGGGCACCGGCGGCGCACGTCACGGTTCCAAGAAGGCTCCGATCTTCCGTCACGGTGGCGTCTACAAGGGTCCGACCCCGCGTTCGCACGCTTTCGATCTGCCGAAAAAAGTTCGCGCCCTGGGCCTGAAGCATGCCCTGTCCGCCAAGGCGACCGCTGGTGAACTGGTTGTTGTCGAGGATCTGAACCTCGCCGACGCCAAGACCGCGGCAGTGGCCAAGGCTGTCAAGGAAAACGGCTGGAAGCGCGTGCTGGTGATCGACGGTGCCGAAGTCAACGAAGGCTTCGCCCGCGCTGCGCGCAACATCGAAGGCGTGGATATTCTGCCCTCGATCGGTGCCAATGTTTATGACATCCTGAAGCGTGATACTCTGGTCATCACGCGGGCTGGTGTCGAAGCTCTGGAGGCTCGCCTGAAATGA
- the rpsQ gene encoding 30S ribosomal protein S17, whose amino-acid sequence MPKRILQGRVTSDKNEQTVTVLVERRFKHPLLHKTVRSSKKYRAHDANNQFKIGDIVRIVECAPISKTKRWTVLTDDTASA is encoded by the coding sequence ATGCCCAAACGTATCCTGCAAGGCCGCGTGACCAGCGACAAGAACGAGCAGACCGTCACCGTTCTGGTCGAGCGTCGCTTCAAGCATCCGCTGCTGCACAAGACCGTTCGTTCGTCCAAGAAATACCGGGCGCATGACGCAAACAACCAATTCAAGATCGGGGACATCGTTCGCATCGTCGAATGTGCGCCGATTTCGAAGACGAAACGCTGGACTGTCCTGACGGACGATACTGCTTCGGCATAA
- the rplN gene encoding 50S ribosomal protein L14, with translation MIQMQTNLDVADNSGARRVQCIKVLGGSHRRYASVGDIIVVSVKEAIPRGRVKKGDVRKAVVVRTAKEVKREDGTSIRFDRNAAVVLNNQGEPVGTRIFGPVVRELRAKNFMKIISLAPEVL, from the coding sequence ATGATCCAGATGCAGACCAATCTGGATGTTGCTGACAACTCCGGCGCTCGCCGGGTTCAGTGCATCAAGGTCCTGGGTGGTTCGCACCGTCGCTATGCGTCGGTGGGCGACATCATCGTCGTTTCCGTCAAGGAAGCCATCCCGCGGGGCCGGGTCAAGAAAGGTGACGTCCGCAAGGCCGTCGTCGTCCGCACCGCGAAAGAAGTAAAACGTGAAGACGGAACCTCGATCCGTTTTGACCGCAATGCCGCAGTCGTCCTGAACAACCAGGGCGAACCGGTCGGAACCCGTATCTTCGGGCCGGTCGTGCGTGAATTGCGCGCCAAGAACTTCATGAAGATCATCTCGCTTGCTCCGGAGGTGCTGTAA
- the rplX gene encoding 50S ribosomal protein L24: MAAKLKKGDKVVVLAGKDKGKQGEITAVMPKDNKAIVDGVNIAIRHQRQTQNSQGGRMPKAMPIDLSNLALMDKNGKATRVGFRVEDGKKVRFAKTTGDVI; this comes from the coding sequence ATGGCTGCCAAGCTGAAAAAGGGCGACAAGGTCGTCGTGCTTGCCGGCAAGGACAAGGGCAAGCAGGGCGAGATCACCGCGGTGATGCCCAAGGACAACAAGGCCATTGTTGACGGCGTGAATATCGCGATCCGTCACCAGCGCCAGACCCAGAACAGTCAGGGTGGTCGCATGCCCAAGGCAATGCCGATCGACCTGTCGAACCTGGCCCTCATGGACAAGAACGGCAAGGCAACTCGGGTCGGCTTCCGCGTGGAAGACGGCAAGAAAGTGCGCTTCGCCAAGACCACGGGAGACGTGATCTGA
- the rplB gene encoding 50S ribosomal protein L2, with translation MALKSYKPTTPGQRGLVLIDRSELWKGRPVKTLTEGLTKKGGRNNTGRITMRRKGGGAKRLYRIVDFKRNKFDVTAVVERIEYDPNRTAFIALISYEDGERAYILAPQRLAVGDKIVSGAKVDVKPGNAMPFSGMPIGTIVHNVELKPGKGGQIARSAGTYAQFVGRDGGYAQIRLSSGELRLVRQECMASIGAVSNADHSNQDFGKAGRNRHKGIRPSVRGVAMNPIDHPHGGGEGRTSGGRTPVTPWGKDTKGKKTRSNKATDKYILRSRHAKKKGR, from the coding sequence ATGGCATTGAAGTCGTATAAGCCGACGACGCCTGGCCAGCGTGGGCTGGTTCTGATCGACCGTTCGGAGCTTTGGAAAGGTCGCCCGGTCAAAACCCTCACTGAAGGTTTGACCAAGAAAGGCGGCCGGAACAACACCGGACGGATCACCATGCGCCGCAAAGGCGGCGGGGCAAAACGCCTGTATCGCATCGTCGATTTCAAGCGTAACAAATTTGACGTGACCGCGGTGGTCGAGCGGATCGAATACGATCCCAACCGTACCGCTTTCATCGCGCTGATCAGCTACGAAGACGGCGAGCGTGCCTATATCCTAGCGCCGCAACGCCTGGCCGTGGGCGACAAGATCGTTTCCGGCGCCAAGGTCGACGTGAAACCCGGCAACGCCATGCCCTTCAGCGGCATGCCGATCGGCACGATCGTCCACAATGTCGAGCTGAAGCCCGGCAAAGGCGGCCAGATCGCACGTTCCGCCGGCACCTACGCGCAATTCGTGGGTCGCGACGGTGGCTATGCGCAGATCCGCCTGTCCTCGGGCGAACTGCGTTTGGTGCGTCAGGAATGCATGGCATCCATCGGTGCCGTGTCGAATGCCGACCATTCGAACCAGGACTTCGGGAAAGCTGGCCGGAACCGCCACAAGGGCATCCGTCCCAGCGTTCGTGGTGTCGCCATGAACCCGATCGACCACCCCCATGGTGGTGGTGAAGGTCGGACTTCGGGTGGCCGCACGCCGGTTACGCCTTGGGGTAAAGACACCAAGGGCAAGAAGACCCGCAGCAACAAGGCGACCGACAAGTATATTCTGCGGTCGCGTCACGCGAAGAAGAAGGGGCGTTAA
- the rplC gene encoding 50S ribosomal protein L3: MLRTGVIAKKLGMTRLFLEDGRQVPVTVLQLDNLQVVAQRTAERDGYTAVQLGAGVAKAKRTTAAMRGHFAKASVAPKRKIAEFRVAEENLINVGEEITADHYFEGQYVDIAGTSIGKGFAGAMKRHNFGGLRASHGVSISHRSHGSTGQCQDPGKVFKGKKMAGHMGAVRVTTQNLQVVRTDAERGLIMVKGSVPGSKGGWVSVKDAVKKTTPENVIYPAALKSAADEAKRLAEEAAAQAAAEEEAARKAAEAEAAAAEQAASEGDK, encoded by the coding sequence ATGCTGCGTACTGGTGTAATCGCCAAGAAACTGGGCATGACCCGGCTGTTCCTTGAGGACGGTCGTCAGGTCCCGGTCACCGTCCTGCAACTGGACAATCTGCAAGTCGTGGCTCAGCGCACGGCCGAGCGCGACGGCTATACTGCCGTTCAGCTGGGCGCGGGTGTTGCCAAGGCCAAGCGTACCACGGCCGCCATGCGCGGACATTTCGCGAAAGCTTCGGTTGCTCCGAAGCGCAAGATCGCGGAATTCCGTGTTGCGGAAGAAAACCTGATCAATGTCGGTGAAGAAATCACGGCTGACCACTATTTCGAAGGTCAGTATGTGGACATCGCCGGCACCTCGATCGGTAAGGGCTTTGCCGGTGCCATGAAACGGCACAACTTTGGCGGTCTGCGTGCCTCGCACGGCGTGTCGATCAGCCACCGTTCGCATGGTTCGACCGGTCAGTGTCAGGATCCGGGCAAGGTGTTCAAGGGCAAGAAGATGGCCGGTCACATGGGTGCCGTGCGCGTCACGACCCAGAACCTCCAGGTTGTCCGCACCGATGCCGAACGTGGTCTGATCATGGTCAAGGGTTCGGTTCCGGGCTCCAAGGGTGGCTGGGTTTCCGTCAAGGATGCCGTCAAGAAAACCACCCCCGAGAACGTGATCTACCCTGCCGCGCTGAAATCGGCTGCTGATGAAGCAAAACGTCTGGCCGAAGAAGCAGCTGCACAGGCCGCTGCCGAGGAAGAAGCCGCCCGCAAGGCTGCTGAAGCCGAAGCTGCTGCCGCAGAACAAGCTGCGTCGGAAGGAGACAAGTGA
- the rpsS gene encoding 30S ribosomal protein S19, whose protein sequence is MARSVWKGPFVDAYVLKKAEKARESGKSDVIKIWSRRSTILPQFVGLTFGVYNGQKHIPVAITEDMIGQKFGEYSPTRTYYGHAADKKAKRK, encoded by the coding sequence ATGGCACGTTCTGTTTGGAAGGGCCCCTTTGTTGACGCCTATGTGCTCAAGAAAGCGGAAAAAGCCCGTGAGTCGGGGAAATCCGACGTTATCAAGATCTGGTCGCGTCGTTCCACCATCCTGCCGCAATTCGTCGGCCTGACCTTTGGTGTCTACAACGGGCAGAAGCATATCCCCGTTGCGATTACCGAGGATATGATTGGCCAGAAATTCGGTGAATATTCGCCCACCCGGACCTATTACGGTCACGCGGCGGACAAGAAAGCCAAAAGGAAATAA